The Bacillota bacterium sequence CTTCGCCGGGTCAGGTTTCTTCTTTTTTGCCATCACGGTTTTGGCCGTTGACTGGCAGGAGATCTCCCGGTGGGATAGAAACACACACATGGTTTGGGTAATTCACGGGCTCCGTCCCCGGAGCCCTTGACTCTTGGAAAAAGCGCAGGAAGAGGGGTGACCGAACACGTGGAGGCCGTGACCTTCCCGGGCGGCATTCATCCTCCCTACAGGAAGTCCTATACCAAGGACAAGGCTGTGGAGAGGGCCGGCGAGCCCGAAGTGGTTGTCATACCGCTCCACCAGCATACTGGCGCGCCCAATGAGGCCCAGGTTGCCGTGGGAGACGAGGTCCGTGTTGGCCAGGTGATTGGGGCCACGGATGCCTTTGTGTCCGCGCCAGTGCATTCCAGCGTATCGGGAAAGGTGAAAGCCATCGAACTGGGGCCTCACCCGGCCATGGGAGCCAAGGTCATGTCCGTGGTGATCGAATCCGACGGGACCGAAACCCTGCACGATAGTGTGAAGCCCCGGGGCGACTACTCCGACATGAGCCCCGATGATGTCAAGACGATCATCCGGGACTCCGGGATAGTGGGCCTGGGCGGGGCTGCCTTCCCCACGGCGGTCAAGGTGTCACCGCCCAAGGACAAGCCCATTGACACATATCTCTTGAACGGTGCCGAGTGCGAACCATACCTCACGTCGGATCACCGCCTCATGGTGGAGAGGGCCGACGAGGTTGTCTACGGGCTGAGGGTGCTGATGCATGCCTCCGGCACTCCCAGGGCCGTGGTTTGCGTTGAGGATAACAAGCCCGACGCCATAGCCGCTCTGAAGAAGGCCGTGGCAGGCCTGGAGAACATCGAGGTCACCGCGCTCCACACCAAGTACCCCCAGGGTTCGGAGAAGCATCTGATCAAGGCAGTCCTGAGTAGGGAGGTGCCCACGGGAGGGCTTCCCTTCCATGTGGGAGTCATGGTGAGCAATGCGGGAACCGCGGTGGCTGTCTCTGATGCCTTCCAGAAGGGCATGCCCCTGATCGAGCGAGTGGTAACTGTGACAGGTTCCATCGTGAAGGAACCCCGGAACCTCCTGGCCAAAATAGGGACCCGCTTCGGTGACCTCATCGAGGAGTGCGGGGGTCTCACGGGGAAACCCAGCAAGGTCCTCATGGGGGGGCCCATGATGGGAATAGCCCAGTATACTCTGGAGGTGCCCGTTATCAAGGGAACCTCTGGTATCCTGGTGCTCAGTGAGGAGGAAGCGGACTTCGGTCCCACAGTGCCCTGCGTCAAGTGCGCCCGGTGTGTGGACGTGTGCCCTGTGTCGCTCCTTCCGCTGTTCCTGGCGGCCTATTCCGAGAGAAAGATGTACGACATGGCCGAGGCCTCGAACGCACTGGACTGCATCGAATGCGGGTGCTGCAGTTACGTTTGTCCCGCACGGAGGCCCCTGGTTCACGCCATCCGCGTGGCAAAGGCGGAGATAATGCAAAAGAAGCGCCGTGAGATGCAGGCAGCCAAGAAGTAGCGGGACCGGGAGGGATAGACTTGGAACTAGAAAGAGTTGTAGTTTCCTCATCCCCGCATCTCAGATCACCGGCCACGGTGCCCGTGCTCATGAGGGATGTGGTCGTGGCACTGGTGCCAGCAGCCCTTGCAGGAATAGTCTTCTTCGGTTACAACGCCCTCCTGTTGACGGTGGCCTCGGTTGTGGCAGCGGTGGCGGCGGAGGCGGCCTACCAGAAGGTGGCGGGGAAAGAGGTCTCGGTGGGCGACTGGAGCGCTGTCATCACCGGTATCCTGGTGGCCTTCAACGTGCCGCCCAGCGCACCCTTATGGCTGCCGGTGGTGGGATCAGCCTTTGCAATAGTGGTGGTGAAGCAACTCTTCGGAGGCATCGGAAGCAACTTCGTCAACCCGGCCCTTGCCGCCAGGGCGTTCCTGGTGGCGTCATGGCCGGCCCACATGACCAGGTGGACGTCACCCTTCGATGCGGTTTCCACAGCCACTCCCCTGGTTACCATGGGTTCCGGGGAGGTGCCAGCCTATGCCGACATGTTCCTGGGCAACATCGCTGGGTGTGTCGGCGAGACCTCTGCCTTGGCCCTCTTGATCGGTGCGGGTTATCTCCTGGCCAGGAGGGTCATTGACTGGCGCATACCTGGCGCGTACCTTGGCACCGTTAGTGTCCTGTCCTGGATCCTCGGACCCAGGGGCATCTTCACCGGAGACCCCCTGGCGCATCTCCTGGCAGGTGGTCTCCTCCTCGGGGCCTTCTTCATGGCCACCGACTACGTGACAAGCCCCGTAACTAAGAAGGGACGCCTGTACATGGGCATCGGCTGTGGGATCCTGACCGTTCTCATAAGGCTCTACGGCGGCTTCCCAGAGGGGGTATCCTACTCAATACTCCTTATGAACCTGGCAACGCCGCTCATTGACAAGTTTACCGGCCCCAGGGTGTTTGGCCATGCCAAGTGACCCGAAAGGGTGGGTTGGAGGTGAATAGGGTGTCATCCCTGACCAGGGACTTCACAAACGGAATAGTAGGGGAAAACCCGGTGTTCCGCCTGCTCCTAGGCATGTGTCCCGTCCTGGCGGTCACCACCGCCGTGGAGAACGCCTTCTGGATGGGCCTGGCTGTACTGTTCGTGCTTACGTGCTCGAACCTCATCGTGTCATCGGTGAAATCCGTCATACCCGACAAGATCCGTATCCCCTGTTTCATAGTTGTCATAGCCACCTTTGTGACAATAGTTGAGCTGGCGATGAACGCCTTCCTGCCGGAGATGTACGAGATTCTGGGAATATTCATCCCATTGATCGTTGTCAACTGCATCATCCTGGCGAGGGCCGAGGCCTTCGCCTCAAAGAACTCCATTCTTAACTCTGTGGCTGACGGGGTGGGAATGAGTGTTGGCTTCACCCTGGCCACTGTAGTCATCTCTGCGGTAAGGGAACTGCTGGGTACTGGCAATCTGACCTTTGCCGGGGCCTCACTCTTTGGCCCCGGGGGGATAGGCATTGACCCCGTCATGGTAATGATTGCCCCGCCTGGCGCCTTCATAACCATGGGCATCCTGCTTGGCCTCCTGAACCTGGCCAGCAGGCGCCGGAGCTGAGAGGGGGACTTGGAGCATGACCTACTTCGGAATTCTCATCGGGGGGCTCCTGGTCAGCAACTTCATTTTCGCTCGTTTCCTGGGGATATGCCCCTTCCTGGGCGTCTCGAAGAAGCTGGAGACCGCTGCGGGCATGTCCATGGCTGTCATATTCGTTATTACCGTGGCCTCGATGATCACCTGGCTCTTTAACCAGTTCATCCTGGTGCCCCTGGGCCTTGAGTTCCTCATGACGGTGTCGTTCATCCTGGTCATCGCCTCCCTGGTGCAGTTCGTGGAGATGGTGATCATGAAGGTATCGCCCGTTCTCTACCAGGCCCTGGGCATATACCTTCCCTTGATCACCACCAACTGCGCGGTGCTGGGGGCCGCCATACTGAACGTTCGTTCTCACTACGGTTTTCTTGAGGCGGTGGTGGCAGGGTTTGCGGCTGCCTGTGGCTGGAGCCTGGCCATCCTGCTCTTCGCCGGAATCCGGGAGCGGCTGGAACTCTCAGACATCCCGGAGGTCCTCAAGGGGTTTCCAATTGCCCTCATTTCCACCGGGCTGATGGCCATGAGTTTCGTGGGCTTCCAGGGCCTTTTCCAGGAGTTACTGCACTGAGGGGGTGTGTTTAGATGCTCTACGCAGTAGTGAGCCTTGCCGTGACGGGGCTTGCCTTTGGTGCGCTCCTGGCGTTCGCCGCGCAAAGGTTCGCGGTACCGGTCGACCCCAGGGTTGAGGCTATCAAGAAGGAACTCCCCAATGCTAACTGCGGCGGGTGTGGGTTTGCCAGTTGCGGGGCCCTAGCTGAGGCCATTGCTGGCGGCAGGGCGCCCGTGGACGGCTGTGGGGTTGGCGGTTCACCGGTGGCCCAGAAGATCGGGGAGATCATGGGGATTGGCGTGGAGGACAAGGAACCTCAGGTAGCAAGGGTGAAGTGCCTGGGTGGGAAGGCCGAGGCGGAAGAACTCTTCACCTATGAGGGAATCAGGGATTGCAGGGCGGCATCCATACCGCAGATCCAAGGAGGTTTCAAGGCTTGCACCTACGGTTGCCTGGGACTTGGCAGCTGCGTGAGGGTTTGCGTGTTCGGTGCCATGTCCATGGGACCCAACAGTCTTCCCGTGGTGGACGACACCAAGTGCACCGCCTGCGGGAAGTGTGTGGCGGAGTGCCCCCGGAGCATTATCGAGCTGGTGGGACGATCCCGGAAGGTGCACGTCTGCTGCCAGAACAAGGATAAGGGCGCGGTGGCCCGGAAGCTCTGCAAGGTGGCCTGTATTGCCTGCAAGCGCTGTGAGAAGGCCTGCGAGTACGATGCCATCAAGGTTGAGAACAACCTGGCCAGTATTGACTACTCTAAGTGCACGAACTGCGGTGCGTGCGCAGCCGCCTGCCCGCCCAAGTGCATCATCGATGAGAGGCCCTCTGAGGAGTGTGAGGTGGCGGCATCCTGACACACTGTGATGCCACCAGGGGCCGAACGGGGGAGGAAAGCGAAAACCCGGGAAACCCCGTGCTGGAGCGGGTGTACGCGATAGAGAGACTCCCGGTTTCCGGACGGGAGAGAGAAAGAGCCGGGCATCCCCCGGCTCGCCTTGTGGGCGAACAAGAAATGAGGAGGTGACGACCCGGCCAGGGGCCTGTGGCTTGCCGCTTGAAGCCACAGGGAAAGGGCGGGGTTAAGTCCTGTGAAGAGGATGACATGGGTGGTCCTTCCAGTCACCCTGCTGGCTATGGCTCTATTGCCGGGGTGTTCCAGGAAACCCTTCACTGAGTCGGACTTTATCATGGACACCTTGGTTCGGATTGAGGTTCACGGCCCCAGGGCCGAGACCGCGGCAAGGGCCGCCCTGGATGAGATGAGGCGAGTGGAGTCACTCATGAGTGCCTACGTAGAAACCAGTGATGTCTCCCGCATCAACAGCCAAGCAGGCGTGGCCCCTGTAACAATATCCCCCGAGACCTCCTTCGTACTCCAGGAGGCCCTCAGGATATCCGAGGCCAGCTGGGGGGCTTTCGACGTCACCGTGGGGCCGCTGGTGGGGCTCTGGGATATCGCCGGGGAGAACCCGAGAGTGCCCTCCCCAGAAGAGATCGAGGACGCCCTGGAGAAGGTGAACTACCAGAGGCTCCAAGTGAAGGAGGGCAGGGCCTTCCTGGAGGCCCCCGGCATGAGGGTGGATCTTGGAGCAATTGCCAAGGGCTACGCCGTGGACAGGGCTGCCCAGATCCTTCTAGACCATGGTGTCACATCTGCCATCCTGGATGCTGGGGGCAACGTCTACGTCGTGGGCAGCCGGAGTGATGGCTCACCCTGGAGGGTGGGCATCCGCCACCCCAGGCGTGAGGGCGAGGCCTTGGCCGTTCTTGAGGCTTCTGATACAGGGGTAGTCACCTCCGGTGACTACCAGCGATACTTTGAATCAGACGGGGTGAGGTACCACCACATCTTCGACCCTAGGACGGGCTACCCTGCACGGGAGAGTGCCAGTGCTACGGTAGTTTCTCCCTCGTCGGTGGAGGCAGACGCCCTCTCCACCGCCCTATTCGTCCTGGGCCCTGTAGAAGGGATGAATCTCATCGAATCCCTGGAGGGCGTTGAGGGGCTTGTGGTTGACGCCGCCGGAGAGATTACCGTATCGACAGGGCTTTTTCTGACCCGGGTCAATCCTTGAATGAATGGGCCCTCAGGAGGCCATGATAAAGGAAGAAGATACCAATGCATGAGATAGAGACTGCCAGACTGGACACAAGGAATCCGGCAGGAAGAAAAGAATATGACAAGGAAAAAGAGCGCCGCTTCAAGGAGGTTAGGGCATGAGCACTGGAAGGCGACGGTATGGTCTGGGCTTCACTATTCTCCTTGTTCTCACCGGGGCATTCATGGGCACACTTGCAGCTCACCTGGCGGGAGACGTGCTTCCCTTCCTGCTTATGTCCCTTTCCTTTGGTCTTGAACCCCCAGTAACCCTCAGGCTGTGGGACCTCTTCAGCCTTACACTAGGGTGCACCTTCCGGTTCAACGTGGGCGGTGCCCTGGGCATCCTCATAGCCCTCCTGTTGTTCAGGAGGGGATAGGATGCCCGGCTCAGGGTCGCGTTTCCGGGTGGTGCTGGCCTCCTCTTCCCCGCGGAGACGATATCTCATGGAACTTTTGGGCATCGAGTTCCAGGTCGATCCCGCACTGGGCGAGGAGAGGGTGTTCCAGGGAGAGAACCCGGGGGAAGCCGCTGTGCGGCTGGCCACGCAGAAGGCTTCTGAGGTGTCCTCCAGGAGACCGGAGGACGTGGTGGTGGGGGCTGACACCCTGGTGGTCCTGGACCACCTGGTCCTGGGGAAACCTGCCACTGCCAAGGAGGCTCGCGAGATGCTGGAGGCGCTCTCTGGCCGCACCCATGTGGTGGTGACTGGGGTCACCGTGGCCCAGGCAAGCACGGGCAGGGTAGAGCAAGGTTTCGAACGCACACTGGTGGAGTTCGACGTGCTTTGTCCCGGCGTGATTGAAGCCTACGTGGCCACCGGGGAACCCATGGACAAGGCGGGTGCCTACGCTATTCAAGGCAGGGGGTCCGTCCTTGTCAAAGGGATTAGCGGTTGCTACTTCAACGTGGTGGGGCTGCCCCTCCGGCGGCTGAGCCAGATGCTGGCCCAGTTCGGTGTGAGGGTGCTGGGATAGGGAGAGGAAGGGGCGTCCGGGAGGGAGGACGCCGTGTCGAGAGCCGAATACCATCTGGGCATGAAAGACTTGCCCCAGGAAGACAGGCCCAGGGAGAGGCTGGCGGACAAGGGACCCGAATCCCTTTCCGCCCAAGAGCTCCTGGCCATTGTCATCGGGAGCGGTACCGATCGGGAGAACGCCCTGGAACTCGCGGGCAGGCTGCTTGAGAGGGCATGCCAGGAGCGTGGCTCCGAGGCTTCGCCTTCAATTTGCCTAAGGTACCTTCTGAACGCAAGCCTGGAAGAGATCATGACTGTCCGGGGTATTGGCCGGGCTAAGGCCGTTACCATCAAGGCCGCTATTGAACTGGGAAGACGGCTTTCTTCTCCAGGCCCCAAGACCGTCATCAGGTCTCCGGGGGATGTCTCCGAACTCGTCATGGACCGCCTGCGTTACCTGGAGAAGGAGCACTTTCACGTAGTGCTCTTGGATGCCAGGAACAGGGTACTGGGAACCGAGATGGTATCCATGGGTAGCCTGAACGCCTCCATCGTCCATCCCAGGGAGGTCTTCAAGGGGGCGGTGCGCCGGGCTGCGGCTGGAGTTATCCTGGTGCACAACCACCCCAGTGGTGACCCGACGCCTAGCGCAGAGGACCAGGATGTCACCAGGAGGCTGGTGGAGGTGGGCAATCTCCTGGGAATCGATGTGCTGGACCACATCATCGTAGGCGACGGGAGGTTTGTGAGCATGCGAGAACGGAAGCAGGGATGGGGGACGCCTAGCTAGGAGAAAGGGGTACGGGACATGCTCAGCTTTGTCTTCAACTTCTTTTCCAGGGATATGGGGATCGATCTAGGCACGGCCAACACCCTTGTGCACGTCAAGGGGAGAGGCGTGGTGCTGCACGAGCCGTCCGTGGTGGCCATCCAGAAGGACACCGGGGCTGTGCTTGCCGTGGGTGCTGAGGCCAAGCGGATGATCGGGCGTACGCCCGGCAACATTGTGGCCATCCGCCCCATGAAGGACGGCGTCATAGCAGACTTCGACATCACTCAGACAATGCTAAGGTACTTCATCCAGAAGGCCCATATCAGGCGCCTCCCCGTTAAGCCCCGGGTTGTAGTGGCGGTGCCCTCAGGTGTGACCGAGGTGGAGAAGAGAGCGG is a genomic window containing:
- the rsxC gene encoding electron transport complex subunit RsxC; translated protein: MTEHVEAVTFPGGIHPPYRKSYTKDKAVERAGEPEVVVIPLHQHTGAPNEAQVAVGDEVRVGQVIGATDAFVSAPVHSSVSGKVKAIELGPHPAMGAKVMSVVIESDGTETLHDSVKPRGDYSDMSPDDVKTIIRDSGIVGLGGAAFPTAVKVSPPKDKPIDTYLLNGAECEPYLTSDHRLMVERADEVVYGLRVLMHASGTPRAVVCVEDNKPDAIAALKKAVAGLENIEVTALHTKYPQGSEKHLIKAVLSREVPTGGLPFHVGVMVSNAGTAVAVSDAFQKGMPLIERVVTVTGSIVKEPRNLLAKIGTRFGDLIEECGGLTGKPSKVLMGGPMMGIAQYTLEVPVIKGTSGILVLSEEEADFGPTVPCVKCARCVDVCPVSLLPLFLAAYSERKMYDMAEASNALDCIECGCCSYVCPARRPLVHAIRVAKAEIMQKKRREMQAAKK
- a CDS encoding RnfABCDGE type electron transport complex subunit D, with translation MELERVVVSSSPHLRSPATVPVLMRDVVVALVPAALAGIVFFGYNALLLTVASVVAAVAAEAAYQKVAGKEVSVGDWSAVITGILVAFNVPPSAPLWLPVVGSAFAIVVVKQLFGGIGSNFVNPALAARAFLVASWPAHMTRWTSPFDAVSTATPLVTMGSGEVPAYADMFLGNIAGCVGETSALALLIGAGYLLARRVIDWRIPGAYLGTVSVLSWILGPRGIFTGDPLAHLLAGGLLLGAFFMATDYVTSPVTKKGRLYMGIGCGILTVLIRLYGGFPEGVSYSILLMNLATPLIDKFTGPRVFGHAK
- a CDS encoding electron transport complex subunit E; protein product: MSSLTRDFTNGIVGENPVFRLLLGMCPVLAVTTAVENAFWMGLAVLFVLTCSNLIVSSVKSVIPDKIRIPCFIVVIATFVTIVELAMNAFLPEMYEILGIFIPLIVVNCIILARAEAFASKNSILNSVADGVGMSVGFTLATVVISAVRELLGTGNLTFAGASLFGPGGIGIDPVMVMIAPPGAFITMGILLGLLNLASRRRS
- the rsxA gene encoding electron transport complex subunit RsxA; translated protein: MTYFGILIGGLLVSNFIFARFLGICPFLGVSKKLETAAGMSMAVIFVITVASMITWLFNQFILVPLGLEFLMTVSFILVIASLVQFVEMVIMKVSPVLYQALGIYLPLITTNCAVLGAAILNVRSHYGFLEAVVAGFAAACGWSLAILLFAGIRERLELSDIPEVLKGFPIALISTGLMAMSFVGFQGLFQELLH
- a CDS encoding RnfABCDGE type electron transport complex subunit B, which produces MLYAVVSLAVTGLAFGALLAFAAQRFAVPVDPRVEAIKKELPNANCGGCGFASCGALAEAIAGGRAPVDGCGVGGSPVAQKIGEIMGIGVEDKEPQVARVKCLGGKAEAEELFTYEGIRDCRAASIPQIQGGFKACTYGCLGLGSCVRVCVFGAMSMGPNSLPVVDDTKCTACGKCVAECPRSIIELVGRSRKVHVCCQNKDKGAVARKLCKVACIACKRCEKACEYDAIKVENNLASIDYSKCTNCGACAAACPPKCIIDERPSEECEVAAS
- a CDS encoding FAD:protein FMN transferase, which encodes MVLPVTLLAMALLPGCSRKPFTESDFIMDTLVRIEVHGPRAETAARAALDEMRRVESLMSAYVETSDVSRINSQAGVAPVTISPETSFVLQEALRISEASWGAFDVTVGPLVGLWDIAGENPRVPSPEEIEDALEKVNYQRLQVKEGRAFLEAPGMRVDLGAIAKGYAVDRAAQILLDHGVTSAILDAGGNVYVVGSRSDGSPWRVGIRHPRREGEALAVLEASDTGVVTSGDYQRYFESDGVRYHHIFDPRTGYPARESASATVVSPSSVEADALSTALFVLGPVEGMNLIESLEGVEGLVVDAAGEITVSTGLFLTRVNP
- a CDS encoding DUF4321 domain-containing protein, whose amino-acid sequence is MSTGRRRYGLGFTILLVLTGAFMGTLAAHLAGDVLPFLLMSLSFGLEPPVTLRLWDLFSLTLGCTFRFNVGGALGILIALLLFRRG
- a CDS encoding Maf family protein, whose protein sequence is MPGSGSRFRVVLASSSPRRRYLMELLGIEFQVDPALGEERVFQGENPGEAAVRLATQKASEVSSRRPEDVVVGADTLVVLDHLVLGKPATAKEAREMLEALSGRTHVVVTGVTVAQASTGRVEQGFERTLVEFDVLCPGVIEAYVATGEPMDKAGAYAIQGRGSVLVKGISGCYFNVVGLPLRRLSQMLAQFGVRVLG
- the radC gene encoding DNA repair protein RadC; the encoded protein is MKDLPQEDRPRERLADKGPESLSAQELLAIVIGSGTDRENALELAGRLLERACQERGSEASPSICLRYLLNASLEEIMTVRGIGRAKAVTIKAAIELGRRLSSPGPKTVIRSPGDVSELVMDRLRYLEKEHFHVVLLDARNRVLGTEMVSMGSLNASIVHPREVFKGAVRRAAAGVILVHNHPSGDPTPSAEDQDVTRRLVEVGNLLGIDVLDHIIVGDGRFVSMRERKQGWGTPS